The DNA sequence aatgcattaaaatgaaagtaGGGTTTTAAGATTGCTCAAAGTGAAGATAAATTTAACTTCTTTACCTTATAAACTGTTGCTTGTCGAATCCAGGCTGTAATATATTTTGCATTGTAGATTTGTGTTTGCCCAGTGTAGTTGAACTAAATGTGCTATATTTTGTACTGAACTTTTGAAGAGTATGAATACACTCAATGAGAGCAAAAGTCCCTCCAGCCTGTATTTAGTTCCATTAAGAGCCCAGATACCTGATTTTTGGGGTAAATGACAAAACCAATATTTGGGAGCAAAGAAATTAAAATCTAACACAATTAGACATGCCATAGTCTTCATAACTATGATGGACAAACAGGGAAGGACTTTATACATTAGCTGTTATTCTGACATACACAGAATAAATGCAGAAACTTTTGACAATAACAAGTACGCAAGAGAGTTTTACAAttaccttttgttttcttaaatgaCATCAATGCACAGAAACAGTTCACTATACTGGTCAGTCACCTCGtagtatacagtatgtttgtaaaatatatgtataatctACTTCCACTGGTTATTAACATTTGCCTTGTTTACCTGGTTGCAGATCTTATGCCTTCATTCATCCGTCATGGCCCCACAATTCCCAGACGCACAGAGGTCCCTCTGCCCGACATGGGGCCCTCTGCCTACCCTGTGGCACCCAGCCGGGAGCCCGTGGTGTCCCGCAACAAGAGTTTTCTCCGTGCCCCTGTGCAGAGGCCCCCTCATGAGGTGGCCCGCCGAGAGAGCCACCGCATGTCAGCACCTCCGTACCTGCCTCGCAGCCTGGGAGACCTGCCCCACGAGTACGGAGGCTCCTCACAGTCCTTCCTCACAGACGTGAGCCCTATGTCTGAGAACGGAGACGCTGCCCGATATTACTACCCCTCTGAACCTTACTATGAcaaccagcagcaccagcagcaccagcagcagcgaCAGCCCAGGAGGGTCCCGGACCGCTTTCCTGAGGACTTTAGATACTATGAGCACAATGAACACAACTTCCAAAGACTTCCACGACAGCACACACCACCAGCTCCAAGCAGACCCCCTTCAGGTAAACgcgaaaaaaatgtttttactggttGAGACATTTCTCCGTTACAGGAAAGCAAAGAAAGGGGCTCTGACAACTGGAAGAAAGTGAGAGttcaaaatgtgacaaagatcAGGAAATGCATTCTTGAATTGCACACATGGTTTTGGAAAGTACATGGCAGGCAGTCGTGGACTCTTAAGGGACtaaaactgtctttttattgctttctgTCTGCAAATTCTGAGTTATGAAAGTGCAGCAGTCGTGTTTACGGATGAGTGAAATCACACTAGCAGGAGTTTTCAGATTTGTCCTTTAGGAAGAATGTTGAGGAGTAAATGATTGCTGCTTTGAAATGACAAAGTATGATGGATGGGTTTTGGGCCTTACACAGGCCACTTTGAAAGGAATGCAAGTCTGACACTGAGCGGCTCAAAGGagcattttaatttcagttttttttttaaagttttcattaaatatttttatctCGCTGCTCCACATTGTAAACACGAGTACGGTGTAAGTGTGTAATTTCCATGAGATTGGATGTTTAGGTTGGTTGCAGGAATTTTCCAACCCACTCCAAACAATAGGGAACCGTTTATTTTGCGGCTGACCTGTCATGTATATAGTTTAGTATTACGTCAGGCCCGCCTATCGCACATCATGGAGCCTTGTTTGGAGCGAAGTTAAACAAGCATTAGCAGCTCTGCATTTTTCACCTCTCTGTTTGCTGAATCTTTCTGCTGGCAAACTAGCAATTTACAGACCGCCTGCAGTCAAATGTCTCAGCCTCAGACTGCTTCACTTCTATGAATCATGTGTGCGTACTGTAAGTGGGTGCTGCTCTCTGAATGGTTACCTCACAGAGACGTTTCGGAGGCGTCATCGAGCTGCAGTCAGCTGAcacttcctttgtttttgtactgtgtaaatacatgtttatttatatagcaccttaTACACAGAGAGACCTCCCTGCTTGTGCTTAGTAAATATATCTGTGATATATTTTAGGCCCAGACTACTGAGGGACTTTTAGACAATGGGCCTAACTGGGAGCCAGTGCAACGATCTAAGAATAGGAGAAATGTGTTAGTTAGTATTCTAGCTGAATCATTTTGAATGAGTCGCAGCTGTCTGATGGTCTTATTCAGGAGGTCAGTCAGAAGTGCATTACAGCAGTCCAGCCTATGGgagataaatataaaaaatgctCTTCTCTAAGCTTTGTTTGAGTCTtacagggctccagactaactttctacactggttgcactggtgcatATAATCGCTCCAGCACATGATATGGGTTAATTGCAGAACACATGATGTAAATGATGTATACAGGAAGAAAGGTGAagataaatgtttctgtttatgtgAAATCAAGAGCACAAGAGTTTGCAATAATATCAGAGTTTAAACGTTAGTGTTTTCCGCTGACTTTCTGAGATACTGGCTCTATGTTTTGCTCTTGTGGAAGCATTTGTGgatttgctttgtttatttttgttaaaagaCCTGTTGAATATCTGGCGCCATAGtgacatgttaaaatgtttagtCACACTCGACAGTCAAAAAGCGGTCGCAGCCTGGTCTCGCTTGGacacaaagttatgtttttaaGATGCCAGGATGACAAGTTTGTTTCAGCTTTGATACGGGCACTGACATTTAAATCCTCTTCAAGGATTAAACCAAGTTCTTTAATGCGGGTTTTACTTGAGGGAAGGCACTCACCACGAGCCTGCCTTCTTCATTACCATTGGACCTGAACTTAAAAATGATTCCATACATACATTCGTAGGTCGTCTTAGATTATTTTACTTAGAAAATCTGGCAATTAAGAGGTGTTGATCCCTaatacaaatgtgtgaaaatTGTCTAATCAAGTGCACAAACACTTTGCTGTTTTACTTGCGTACTTAAATGTACTTATACAGTCAACATTTGTTGCTGGTGATTCATACTCGTACTCAGCTGATCACAGTAGTAGTGGAAATACAGCTGCCGCATCACCAGTTGTAAACATGCTCGTCTACTCTTGACGGTTTCCAGCGAAATTCCTGTGATGCATCAAGCTTTAGGTCTGCTGTGAGTATGGCCTTCTGCCATTTTTCTGAGGAAAAGggcagagatgatgatgatgatgatgaggtggaggaggaggagtgcatTTCTGCGGAGCGCTTGCACATTCCGTCCCTTCACTCAGCAGCTGGCAAAGAGCTCCAGCTCTGTTGCTGTCACTCTCGTGCTGAATTTATCAGATTGTAGCCGCCATTTTGCTGAGATGCTTCGTTCCCCGCTCATTCTCCCGTGTTTTCAACACTTTCCGAGTCCCTCCAGGCTCGTTGGTCGTGAGTCATGATAGTTCTCGCTCAGTCTAAGTCATCCACACAGCTGTCGGCTCGACATTCCTCGCCGACATTGCTCGCCAGTTAAAGTACAGGACCTGTTGAATGAAGCCACTCTGCTGGCTGCGCTTACAGGCTGCCTGGGAGTTCAGTGGTTTGTTCTctttcactgaagctgctgtgtgctcACTCTTCCTGTCCAAATGTAACAACACTCCCATTTCCTACCATTCATCAAATGAATAAGATGCCACAGTTGGAAAGAGGCAGACATTAAGCATCCCTGCATAAGTCATGCTTTCGGAAATGATTCATATCAGGCCTCCCtaatatttctttacatttctttatattcAGTTGCCACATCAGAATGACCTTTTTAGATGCTGGACATTCCTCTCCTCCAAATTACATTTTCCCACACAtgctgtttttaagaaatcTCCCAGAATATGTTGTCTTTCCCGGAGGTGCTGTTTGCTGGCAGCTGCTCAGCTGTATGTTTGGTCAgacatctctccctctccctctaggtttctaaaaaagaaatgtttgttttcctcaggCATAGGTCGAATACAGGCCAAGTCCCTTGGGAACCTCTCCAGTCTGACGGGAGAGGACCTCCCTCTTCCTGCCGGCTGGACCGTTGACTGGACCATCCGAGGCAGGAAGTACTACATCGACCACAACACTAACACTACACACTGGAGCCACCCTCTGGAGAGGGAAGGGCTCCCTCCAGGCTGGGAAAAGGTGGAGTCGGCCGAGTTTGGGGTCTACTACGTGGATCACATCAACAAGAGGGCACAGTATCGTCACCCCTGTGCTCCCAGGTATGAACAGTGacagatattttgttttcacttccatttcaaatgtatttatcacatttaagttatatttttttcctcaccaaAGACTTGACCAGGGTTATCACCAAAGTATTTATTACAAATTGATTTCACAGAAAAGTATAAAAACTGtattccctctgtctgtttcagtGTGCCTCGCTATGATCAGCCTCCGCCTTTACCACCTCCTGTCACCTATCAGCCACGTCCTGCAGAGAGGAACCAGCCGGTGCTGGTGCCGGCTAACCCGTACCACACAGCCGAGATTCCAGACTGGCTGCAGGTGTACGCCCGCGCTCCACTCAAGTGAGTACTGACTACTGCAGCGACATTTCTGTCATCGTTTAGTATGCAAATTATTTTCTAGATTAACTTTATGGTctagaaaatgaaaagttcagATCACCTGAAGGCCAACATGAGCTCTTTCAAAAACTCCtataaatatgtgtttacaatcacaaagaagaaaatgaacacatcttcacatttttgttttaaattaagtgctttcatttttttattatatagtTAGTTGGTCTAACTAAATGTCAGTGATGCCTTTTGTGGGTTTTCAGCTTGATCAACATATCTACAAATATATTGGTATTGGTGAACAGTATATGCGTCCAAAGAAACTGCGTTAAGAAGGTGCCAAACAAGGTTTGAGTTAATTTAGAATTGGCATCCCTGTTGCATAACTTGACCACACAAGAACActgataaatgtattttcataatGTCAAATTTCATGCTTAGTGTCCATCTTTATAACATTGGTTTCATCGGTTtcaacatttcatcacaaaaaTGGCAGAAACATGAAGATTTCctcatttttgttgtaaatCATATTAAACTGAATACAAATGAGATGTTCAGAGACATTATCCTTGGACTTTTAAAAGATATGATAGCCATTTTTGtacaatttcagaaaataaacgcagattaatcaatgatgAAAGTAGTGTGAAATGGCACCCCTTCAGCTATTACAAGGATCACCACATCAAAGCAGCGCTCAGCAGCACCATAATCACCCAACACTTTGACAAAGTACCACATATATCTTCGCTCCAGGTACGACCACATCTTGAAGTGGGAGCTGTTCCAGCTGGCGGACTTGGACACGTATCAGGGcatgctgaagctgctcttcaTGAAGGAGCTGGAGCACATCGTCAAATCCTACGAGGCGTACCGGCAGGCGTTGCTGTCAGAGGTGGAGGCTCGCAAGCAGCGGCAGCAGTGGTACGCCCAGCAGCCCAACAAGAACTTCATAGGGaacatgtgatgtgtgtgtgcagtcggGACGTCTCGCTGCCACACCTCTCTGAGGTTTCCACAGTTTGGGAGCGGTCGAGGGTTTCTTTTGAAATCATGATTGACTCTTAATTGCCTCTTTACCAAACACATCTGTGCCTTCGCTTGATCCAAATATATCAGCCAGGAAGTCGAGAGACGCGTCGGCGGGGGGCTGCCTTCTCCCGATGTGACACTCAATTTATGAATGACCgtgtgactgaaaaaaaaacaaaaaacgctccAATGAAGAAAGAGAACCTATAATGTTGTACATCTGGAGAGAAACTGCTTGTGGTGCCATTTACAGCCCTGAGAAATGAatggatttctgttttttaagacTGAAGAGGACAGTCTTAAAGAAACTATGGATATTTGTCCAAAAACATCCTGAGATTGTGCCTTTTTTAatacagtagaaaaaaaaaacgcagcatTTTTCAATGTCTGCTCATGTCTTGTATACACCAGCTACACCGTCATTTGTTCCTGTGGGAGAGAATGACCGGCAGCTTCttctcatttctttctgtttgaaatacttcattttttttgtcctttgcatTGTTACCCTCTTAAAACTGAAACCAActgttttacattaaacaaaaactgctcatttttcttttttttttatgacgtATCCTTTATGAGACAATCCACCAAAACTTTGACAGATATTTAAGTTTTGATATGAAACACGTCTTTATTTAAAGACCTTCTCTTGGATGAAGCATCACATTTGATGCAGCAGGTTGAGCATCTCTTTGGCTCTCGGCATTACTGTAAGTCAGGAATATtctcgtatgtgtgtgtataatgaaacataaataagCTACTGGAACGTTTTAAAACACTTCAGAAGACACACTAAGTTTGCCAAAAGTGCAATTCAACTTCTCCTTTCATTCTTTCTGGATATTTCTCACCTCAGTAATGCCTTATTTTTACGGACTGACACGTCCCTTCTGTGGAAGAAGTGCAGGTTCCTGGAAACATATTCTATTGATCGCTAATCAATCAGCTTATTTCTCTTTTTGAGatactcagaaatgtttttgtttttttttttgctggaggTTGTGTTGTAGAGAGATGGGTGCTATCTTCCAATCAATGAcagaagacaaatattttaTGACACTAGTGCTTTCAAAATATGCAACGAAAACACCTTCAACAGTGTTTAATGGGACGCTTGGGTAGAACGATAACATTTCTGAATGTGCTCCTGTTGTCTGATTATGAAACAGTGGAATATGTTTGTACGGACCTCTCTTCATTGAGTCCTTCACTATGCAAGACGGTCTCAGTCACTTCTTGTCAGAACGGTGTCATCAGTTTGTACATATCTGATTTTGTTGTATTGCAAATACAGGACATAAGCAATAAAGTctgcagtgaagaaaacaacTCATGTCTGTACAGTTGTTGCATCTCGCTGACTGTTTACTTCCACATGGAgctttaaagggtaacgccaccacttttacacatgaaagtgtgtttacacagtGATGTCTCCTCAGAGAcgaagttgcattgtgggtaatattttgaaaaggaaagagGGTGTTAGGAATTAAATGGTgatctctggttctgctgtatctatttattttgaGTACAATGCAGActagtggactgcttttcaaaacatggcgcctacattacccacaatgcaactttgccacGTCACTTCACACTGTGTAAATGCAGTTTagtgtgtaaaattggtggactCACCCTTAaagcaaacaaattaaaaaaaaaacaagttagactttatcttttaaatctttcttttgtaaaatcttaaaatacTGATGAGTGAATGACGAAAATGAGTTTGATACTACAAGAGGGGAaagtttgtctgtgttcatCTTAAAGGGGAGTTCTGGTGTTTTCAAGCCTGGGCTTTTACATATTCTGGTGTGtaactgaataataataactatggAAAGGATCCCTACAAAGATAATCCCTTAATTTGCAGAGttagatgtgaaaatataaagagTGGAGTGAGATGGAGGACGGACCCCGGCATGCAgagccagaatattttcacatataAACATAGCACTTGTGTGTGGACATACTTTAACAGTTAAAGATCATTTATACACCAAACAGGTGTATAAATTACCCAATAGGTGTATAAATGACGGGCagaggtttaaaaataccagaattcccCCTTAAATCTAGATGAGTTTAACACGTGTCAATACAAGATGATTTTGTGACGTTAAAGGgacagtatgtagttttggagaagacatttttaacttttacataacaaagtatttgtttttccaatcaCTCGATagacaagctgttctcagagggaaaataaggtcaccaGATCACTGTgtgaagttagaaaggtggcagggtccgccaaatataaacagtaggaaactgtgtcgtcctttaagctcagtttgtttgttcagttatgaaaacaaagagagtttgtttaggctcaatgaagatctttgtcttctgattaaaatgtcttccacaaaaccacatagtgcacctttagaACTTAtgcaaattcattcatttctggATGTAGCTTCAATACATTTCAGTggacaaaacatacaaacatatcGCACACAAATGatcatttggtgtttttaagACTTAAAAAATGTCTGGAGGGAATCTTTAAAAGAAATTACTGGACTCTAGTTTTCATTAATTTGGTccaactttatttatttccttgtaACTGAACTTTTGCAGTGCGTATGTGGAAAAAAACTCAGCAGTGTTGACTTGGAAGAGGTTGATTCATTTTGACCCTTCGCTGAGGCTCCCACGACATCCGGAGCTGATTTAAGTGTTGATGGGGGCGTCTTTAGGAATGAATTGTTCCTTCCAAGagtaacatgttttgttttgttttagttttttttttctttttgaatgcGTCAAATCTTCCAATTCTTATTTAATCTGGAGTGTAAACGCAACACGAAACAAAATGCTACTTTTTTTCTGACTCATGAATGGACACTTGAACGCAGCCacgaagggaaaaaaagaaacctcacGAATCTTAAAGCGGACTTAGGTGGTTCTTTTGCGTGAAGGCCTCACTGATGTTGATTATACATTGTGGAAGACTCGAGAAGCCGCTCCGCCGCAGTGCCGTTAAATTTTCATCCCTTGAGGTCAAACCTCAGTATAAACTTGCTAAATATGCATGACAGTGTTCCTGTACCGCCGGTGACCAGATCTACGGAGAGAGAAGTGCTGCAGCTGTACGTGAAAAGCAGTGAGCtctatgattaaaaaaaaaaaaaaaaaaaactataaccACAGTTTTACAAATGTACAGTAACAGTCTACCAAGCCAAAGTattcacacaccaacacaagcCTTTTGTTTACAAATGCAACAgatgcttttttgttgttgtttttttttttttttggtttttagatTACAGATGCTTCAACTTAAGTGTGTGAAGATGATGACAGAGATGTGGAATGAGGATCGTTTTCCAAAAAGCAGGGCCCCCGTCGCCCCGCCTAATAACAAACTCGCTTTGATTCCTCGGCGGCCGCGGAACAGCTACATTCCTCGGATTTGCTCGAACATTCAGTGAGAAAAAACGCAACAATGGCTTCACCCACCACCTCTGCACCACAATGGAAAAACCAAACACACGCTTTCCCCTCaaagaccaaacacacacacacacacacacacacacacacacacacacatacacagagagagagaggatcacTGTGTAATTACAAAACTGCAAGCGGACTACAAAGTGAGTGATAATGTCGGCTGTGTTGTGTAAACTTTGAGCGGCTGTcgctctgtttttg is a window from the Acanthopagrus latus isolate v.2019 chromosome 16, fAcaLat1.1, whole genome shotgun sequence genome containing:
- the sav1 gene encoding protein salvador homolog 1 translates to MLSRKKSKNEASKPAEVHGKYVKKETSPLLRNLMPSFIRHGPTIPRRTEVPLPDMGPSAYPVAPSREPVVSRNKSFLRAPVQRPPHEVARRESHRMSAPPYLPRSLGDLPHEYGGSSQSFLTDVSPMSENGDAARYYYPSEPYYDNQQHQQHQQQRQPRRVPDRFPEDFRYYEHNEHNFQRLPRQHTPPAPSRPPSGIGRIQAKSLGNLSSLTGEDLPLPAGWTVDWTIRGRKYYIDHNTNTTHWSHPLEREGLPPGWEKVESAEFGVYYVDHINKRAQYRHPCAPSVPRYDQPPPLPPPVTYQPRPAERNQPVLVPANPYHTAEIPDWLQVYARAPLKYDHILKWELFQLADLDTYQGMLKLLFMKELEHIVKSYEAYRQALLSEVEARKQRQQWYAQQPNKNFIGNM